Proteins co-encoded in one Plasmodium coatneyi strain Hackeri chromosome 7, complete sequence genomic window:
- a CDS encoding Rna-binding protein, protein MTSEENINYHYNRANSNSSQDKKSIDEEISANEKAAKDEESEAESLRRLIAPLSKEQLIDILATSALIHQDIRDKCNEAVASSPSTRRLMVRNIPFSTRDEQFLKYFETFGEIEDGIIVREKEGRSKGYGFVTFKFVESVQKCLKSSHTLDNKELQVRLVADPFTDHYQNKLFVRNLSQKTNVATLRGIFEKYGKLEECVIIHDNEGKSKGYGFLTFSSPKEAFKVMQQPERIIDNRVVFLHFAVSQNYKKFQNNQTFMKKNQTYTYYQKNNINNINNINSRNNYVRRAPVYHHESEAPNTFNYPISFVPNVYTNVPHGYQMNYPGNLDSFNAFYSNTRY, encoded by the coding sequence ATGACTTCCGAAGAAAACATAAACTACCACTACAACCGAGCCAACTCGAATTCCTCGCAGGACAAGAAAAGTATCGATGAGGAGATCAGTGCAAATGAGAAGGCTGCAAAGGACGAGGAATCTGAAGCCGAAAGCCTCAGGAGATTAATAGCGCCGCTATCCAAGGAGCAGCTAATAGACATCCTGGCAACGTCCGCCTTAATCCACCAAGACATACGTGACAAGTGCAACGAAGCGGTTGCTTCCTCCCCATCTACGAGAAGGTTAATGGTTCGTAACATCCCATTCAGTACACGtgatgaacaatttttaaaatacttcGAAACGTTTGGAGAAATCGAAGATGGAATTATAGTACGAGAAAAGGAGGGCAGATCGAAAGGTTATGGTTTTGTCACTTTTAAATTTGTCGAATCTGTGCAGAAATGCTTAAAAAGTAGTCATACCTTAGACAATAAAGAGTTGCAAGTAAGATTAGTAGCCGACCCATTTACAGATCATTatcaaaataaattattcgTGCGAAATTTATCCCAAAAAACGAATGTAGCCACATTGAGAGGTATTTTCGAAAAGTATGGGAAATTAGAAGAGTGTGTAATTATACATGACAATGAGGGTAAATCCAAAGGATATGGTTTTTTAACTTTCTCTTCACCAAAGGAAGCATTTAAAGTGATGCAACAACCCGAACGAATTATTGACAACCGAGTtgttttcctacattttgcTGTAtcacaaaattataaaaaatttcaaaataaTCAAACcttcatgaaaaaaaaccaaaccTACACCTACTATCAgaagaataatattaataatataaataatataaacagTCGTAATAACTATGTTAGGAGAGCACCCGTATATCATCATGAAAGTGAGGCACCCAATACTTTTAACTACCCAATCTCATTTGTTCCAAATGTATACACGAATGTCCCCCATGGTTATCAGATGAATTATCCCGGAAATTTGGATTCGTTTAATGCCTTCTACAGTAATACAagatattaa
- a CDS encoding Protein-lysine N-methyltransferase PKH_071390, producing the protein MAPSELHKLSYWEEVYQGEKENYEEAKIQPEEWFEENCDKIINWVSNHFSEEEKKEQVSILDVGCGNGLFLHKLRQRGFGNLCGFDFSASAIDLAKKLFQDDGTDNLTNRAGHSSDVYVQVLDIYNIAKEIGENSKLKKKYKLINDKGTFDIFFMNEKAQEYFTHVSFFFQVDTLFCLTSCNACKEELLSIVNHFNETNGKIRLTLFDEIRYETITFGGVKGQIITTLIFSCS; encoded by the coding sequence ATGGCCCCATCCGAGCTACACAAACTGAGCTACTGGGAGGAGGTGTATCAAGGCGAGAAGGAAAACTACGAGGAGGCGAAAATCCAGCCGGAGGAATGGTTCGAAGAAAACTGTGACAAAATTATAAACTGGGTAAGCAACCACTttagtgaagaagaaaaaaaagagcaagtTTCCATTCTTGACGTCGGGTGTGGAAATGGGCTATTCCTACACAAACTGCGTCAAAGAGGCTTCGGAAATTTATGTGGCTTTGATTTTTCCGCGAGTGCCATTGATCTGGCAAAGAAACTCTTCCAGGATGACGGCACAGATAACCTTACGAATCGTGCCGGACATTCCAGCGACGTTTACGTGCAAGTGCTAGACATTTACAACATCGCAAAAGAAATTGGAGAAAATTCAaaactgaagaaaaaatacaaactgATAAATGACAAAGGAACTttcgatatattttttatgaatgaAAAAGCGCAAGAATATTTCACACAcgtatctttttttttccaagtggATACACTTTTTTGTCTTACATCCTGTAATGCTTGCAAGGAGGAGTTACTATCCATCGTAAACCATTTTAATGAGACCAATGGGAAAATTCGGCTGACCCTTTTTGATGAGATACGTTACGAAACTATAACCTTTGGGGGGGTCAAAGGACAGATAATCACGACTTTGATTTTTTCATGCTCCTAG